The following proteins come from a genomic window of Trifolium pratense cultivar HEN17-A07 linkage group LG4, ARS_RC_1.1, whole genome shotgun sequence:
- the LOC123921070 gene encoding protein RGF1 INDUCIBLE TRANSCRIPTION FACTOR 1: protein MAFENQDTVREIKPKNRRIMGAGGPDDEENRWPPWLKPLLKERFFVQCKLHADSHKSECNMYCLDCMNGALCSLCLNYHKDHRAIQIRRSSYHDVIRVNEIQKVLDISGVQTYIINSARVVFLNERPQPRPGKGVTNTCEVCERSLLDSFRFCSLGCKIVGTSMNFQKKNKLAAMMSDSEDSYSSSCSHGRLKNIKVQSFTPSTPPPTSVNYRTAKRRKGIPHRAPMGGLVLQY, encoded by the exons ATGGCGTTCGAGAATCAAGACACAGTCCGTGAAATTAAGCCAAAAAACAGAAGAATCATG GGTGCTGGAGGACCAGATGATGAGGAAAATAGATGGCCACCATGGTTAAAACCTCTGCTTAAAGAACGTTTCTTTGTTCAATGCAAGTTGCATGCTGATTCACATAAGAGTGAGTGTAATATGTATTGTTTGGATTGTATGAATGGTGCTCTTTGCTCTCTTTGCCTCAATTATCACAAAGATCATCGTGCTATTCAG ATAAGGAGGTCTTCATACCATGATGTGATTAGGGTGAATGAGATTCAGAAGGTGTTGGACATATCAGGGGTTCAAACCTATATCATCAACAGTGCAAGAGTTGTGTTCTTGAATGAGAGGCCTCAGCCAAGGCCTGGTAAAGGTGTCACAAACACATGTGAAGTCTGCGAGCGCAGCCTTCTTGATTCCTTTCGATTCTGTTCTCTTGGTTGCAAG ATTGTTGGAACTTCAATGAatttccagaagaagaacaagttAGCTGCAATGATGTCAGACTCAGAGGATTCATACAGCAGCAGTTGCAGCCATGGAAGACTGAAGAACATCAAGGTGCAAAGCTTCACTCCTTCAACACCACCACCAACTTCAGTTAATTACAGAACAGCCAAAAGAAGAAAGGGAATTCCGCATCGCGCACCAATGGGAGGACTAGTCTTGCAATACTAA
- the LOC123922960 gene encoding uncharacterized protein LOC123922960 — protein sequence MNTHGFGTNILRIQRRHKNCDAQHFEKIAKSTKSKEACDILESYHDGVAKVKKVKLQAYRRQYESMMMEKDKKVSDYFSKLLAVVNKMQNCGENITDEMVVEKVLRSLTPSFDYVVVAIEYSKDTTTMKIEELQSVLEAHEITMLSRGLERLNQQALQAQTNKKDDSSKNHKKKGKDKAKWSKDQNSKTDDKFESSKEGGLVKGKNKKKNFDKSKVKCYNCDKHGHFADECWYKKAQQEANVAEESEKNEEWFLD from the exons ATGAATACTCATGGTTTTGGAACAAATATTCTg AGAATCCAACGGAGGCACAAAAACTGTGATGCTCAACATTTTGAGAAGATTGCAAAATCTACAAAGTCTAAAGAGGCATGTGATATTCTTGAAAGCTATCATGATGGTGTAGCCAAGGTAAAGAAAGTGAAGCTGCAGGCATATAGAAGACAATATGAATCTATGATGATGGAGAAAGATAAAAAAGTAAGTGATTACTTCTCAAAACTTCTTGCAGTTGTGAATAAAATGCAAAACTGTGGAGAGAACATCACTGATGAAATGGTAGTAGAGAAAGTGTTAAGGTCTTTAACTCCAAGCTTTGACTATGTGGTAGTGGCCATAGAGTATTCAAAAGATACAACTACTATGAAAATTGAGGAATTGCAAAGTGTTTTAGAAGCACATGAGATCACAATGCTTAGTCGAGGTTTAGAAAGATTGAATCAACAAGCCCTGCAGGCtcaaaccaacaagaaagaTGATAGTAGCAAGAACcacaaaaagaaaggaaaagataAGGCAAAGTGGTCCAaagatcaaaattcaaaaactgATGACAAATTTGAGTCTTCTAAAGAAGGAGGTTTGGTTAAAGgtaaaaacaagaagaagaatTTTGATAAAAGCAAGGTGAAATGCTATAACTGTGATAAACATGGTCACTTTGCTGATGAGTGTTGGTACAAGAAGGCCCAACAAGAAGCCAATGTAGCAGAAGAGAGTGAGAAAAATGAAGAATGGTTTCTTGACTAA